The DNA region tttttttctatatgaaaatgaaaagctagaaagatggagTTTGTTGCAAacgaaagatcactgtttgacagtattaaaagaatttttacttaaaaaaaagcaGCTGGAACGGAGCAGGAGCTGAGCAAATcaaaaattggtctgctccaatcccctgtTTACTAGTCCATTTATAAATTGGCGGTATATCCCTCTCCTTGTCGCactctctgtccctctctctttctccagtGACCAACAACCTCCTCCACCGCCCTGTGCTCCCGAGAACTCCGAAGAATTTCCTGATCGGTGGCCCATGCAAACACAACCTCTCTCGCAGCTTGCAGTCGCTTATAGGTTAAGTTCACCGAACATGCTCGCCTGCCTGCGATAACTCGCAAAGAACAACCCCAACAATTCCTCTACATCCTTGAAAGTAGAAACCACCATCAAACAATGAAGAATTTAACGGTAACTCAACGCGCCAGTCGGCTCTTCAAATCTTCGGAATATCAGCTCCTAAGTGATTCGAACGATTCGAAGATACTGTGCGCTGTTAATTCCATCAGCGATGAATTCTACCTGCTCTTGAAGAGCAAATTATTCAAGATCCCGTCGGACCACGAGGAAGACATAGTTCCCTTCGACGTCCCCGTGAACTTAAAACTCATCGACTTAGAATACAGCAGCATAACGCAGGAATTGTACGCCGCTTGCGAGTCCGGCGATATCATGCGAATGACCACTGTGGGACCCGAGTTCGAGTGCGAAGTAGTCACCGAACTAGGCATAAACCTGCAGTGCATGAAACTGAGCCCCGACCACGAGATAATAGTAGCGATTACGAAGAACGGTACTGTAATCACGATGGTGTCCACTTTCGACGTAATCGCGGAGGTAATTATCATTCTAATCGATCGCCGAAGCTATGTTAATATCCCGAGGAAGCGAGAGTAGAATATATAACAGCGTATGTATTTCAGGTAGATCTGTACGCTCCGGAATTCGGTCAAAAGCAGTTCGTAACTGTTGGCTGGGGTAAGAAGGAAACCCAGTTCCACGGGTCGGAGGGAAAGAGAGCGGCGCTGGCTAGGTCAACGGAGTTCTCCGAGAACGAGTCTGACGACGAGAAGTGCAGGATAACTTGGCGGGAAGACGGCTGTTTATTCGCTGTTGGCTTCTTACATCCCGAGAGCAGAGTCCGCCGGTTCAAAGTATTCACTAGAGAAGGCATCTTACAATACACGAGCGAACTTATCAGCGGGCTAGAGGAGCTGCTGTCTTGGAAACCTTCCGGGAGCTTGATCGCTGCGACGCAGAACGCAGCTAACAAGCACGTCGTCGTGCTTTTCGAGAAGAACGGCTTGAAGCACAGGACGTTCGCGCTGCCCTTCAAGCCGAATGAAATTAGAGTGCGTTGGAAGATtctttctacttttaaaactgCAAGCTTTATTCTATTCCCTTCGAAACTTGTCCGTAGGTGAAGGATTTGTTTTGGTCTCCAGATTCAGAGATTCTGACCATTCGGTGCCGAACGGGGGAAGACTCCTCTTCCGTCCTGCAACTGTGGACGGAGAATAACTACCACTGGTATTTGAAGCAGACGATCAAATTCTCCGCAGACAATCCGCTGATATTCGCGACGTGGAGCACGGTGTCCTTTCCTAAAAGATTGATCGTTCTAACGAAGCAGGAGCTTGCCACTTACGAGTACAATTGGTGCGTCGACCACAGCAGAGGCAGCAGTACACTCGACAAATCTGTCGTGGGAGTAATCGACGGGAATAACTTATTAATGACCGCGCTGAGAAAAGGCAGCGTACCTCCGCCAATGGCGCATCATACTTTAGAGACTTCCGAGCCCGTAAACGCCGTTGCCTTCGCACCGGACGCGGAAAGCAGAGACGCGTGGCTGGACAGCAATGCGTTGCTCTGTGTTTCTGCTAGTAATAGATTGATATTCTTCAAACACGTGATTGTAAGTACGAATATACTGGCTGAGATTTTGCTGGGGGATAACGGAAGGGTTTTAAACATTCAGGATTCATTTACGCTGGGATACGAACAGATTGGGTCGTACGATATTAAGTGGAACAGTTCGGTAGAGTTCAGAGACTCGACGTACAATATGCATCACTTTCTCTGGCTCGATGAGAACACTGTTCTGTGCTCGCTGTCGATGAGCAGCCACAGCTTCCTTTGCATCTTGAGTTTGAATGCGATAGATGACGAAGCTCGGGGTCAAGTAACAGTGCAGTACGTTCATGTTTTTAAAGATGCTAAGCAGAAGAGTACTCGTAAGCAGCGCAGCTTGTTTTCAGGCAAATGCACGTGATGGATGGGTTGATTCAACACATTGTTAGCTCTCCGGAGCCGAAGGAAGCTTATATCGTTGTGGGGAACTCTGTTATAAGATACACTACAGAGGCAGAATTGATTCCGACGGAGATACGATTGCAGGACTATGCTTACAAAGTCGAGGTGGTGAAGATTGGAGCGAAGCTCGTGGTCCTGTCTCTGTCCCACAGGAATTCTTTCTCCATAAATGGGAAGCATATTTCCAATAATGTTACAAGCTTCTGTGTCCACTCAGAATTCCTGCTTCTCACCACGCTGCAGCACACGCTGATCTCCGTAGGTTTGAACGAAGAGGACTTCGAGGTGCTAGTCAAGCAGGACTTGACTGTTAAGCCATGGGAGAGTCTTTCGAACGAGAGATCAGTCACAGGTAAAGCGCTGATGACTTACtgagtttaagggggtaggttaccctcaacagcccaaaatcaggtccttcttcaaacgcatattctgaagttataaatgaatatagagataatttttaagCGACCGCCGACTGACCGGTTTTCACCCACGCGttcgccgctactcaaatgcctataacttcaggaatttttcgaatttcaaaaaatccatttaaacgcgtattcttaaaaggttgaactaTTCGAAAAACGTCTATCCTTTCAGATCTGAATCTAAGGCGAGTGGAAAGGGGATCTCAGTTGATCGCAGCGATCCCAAAGGATTCGAAGGTGATTCTACAAATGCCCCGAGGAAACTTGGAATGCATACAGCCAAGAGCTTTATCTTTGTACATTATTGACATCTATTTAAGTAACTGCGATTACCTGCTCGCGTTCGACTTCATGCGCAGGCAGCGCATTAATCTGAATTTAATCTACGATCATGATCCGAAGAAGTTCGTGGAGAACGCCAAGAAATTTGTCGAGCAAGTCTTCAAGCCAAGCTGGCTGAGCTTGCTGCTGTCCGAATTAGTGGACGAGGACGTCACCACAACGATGTACGCGAATTATTACCGAAGAGATCCTACGAGATCAGAAACTGCTGCAACGAATAAGGTTGAATTGGTTTGCGAGCTATTGCGGAGTATTATGGAGGAGCGGATTAATAGAAACGATTTAATACAGCCTATATTGATCAGTCTGGTGAAAGACAAAAGGAAGCAGGGGCTGGAAGCTGCGCtgactaaaataaaagaaattcgaGAATCAGAGAAGAGCGCGGTGAATGTATCGTGCGTAACGTCGGATGAGGCActgaaatatttattgtacaTAGTGGATGTGAACGTATTATTCGATACAGCTTTGGGAATGTACGACTTTGATCAGACGATGTTCATTGCGTCGAATTCCCAGAAGGATCCTAAGGAATACATCCCATTCTTAAACGGCCTGACGAAGCTGGATGAGAATTATATGAAGTACTCCATCGATGTACACTTGAAGCGCTACGAGTCCGCGCTAGAACACGTAGCGAAGGAATCCAGCAGATTCGACGAGTGCGTGAATCTGATACGCAGCCACGATCTGTACGCGAAGGCTCTGAAACTATTCGAAAAGGACAGCGAACAGTACAAGGAAGTAGCGAGGATTTATGGAGAATTTTTGCTAAAGAAGAGACTGTATCAAGAAGCCGGAATCATGTTCCATAGAAGCGACAGTTTGAGAGAAGCTTTGAACGCGTACAAATTAGCCGGCAGCTGGCAAGAGGTGATCATCCTATCCACGCAAATGAAATTAAGGTGAGAGGATTCATCATTAGGAGTAAGTGTAGCCTAAGTgtgccaaactctggcgaataCAAATAATTAAACACTGTTTCAGCGCGGCGGAGTTGCAGGTGCTTTACAAAGAGCTCGTGGAGCGGTTGAAGAGCGATAAGAAGTACGAAGAAGTCGCTCACATTTTGATAAACTACTTGCAAGACTTCGAGGAAGCGGTGATTTCTTTGTGCAACGGGAAACATTGGACGGACGCTGTGAGAATTGCTCATAACAGCAATTGCCTTGATCTGATCGGTACGCGCAATTCCATTTTTATTGTTATTCACCCTGCAAAGTATAAGGGTAATTTACATTTCAGAGGCGCGCGTGAAGTCAAGTGTATACGAATACGCGGACCATCTGATGTCTCAGATACAAAAGAACAGGCAAGAGTTTGAGCAGTACAGATCACGGCTAGCCACGGTCAGAGTTAATATTTCGCAGAGAAGCGCGAAGTCCTGCGACGGGATAGCTGATAACGAGTCAATATGCGATAGAGGTATTTCAGACATTCTCAGCGATACAAGCAGCGTTTCCGGTTCCACCACGAGTCCGAAGTCGAAATTCTCCAGTTTGTCCGGGTAAGGCATGAATGAACATGGGTGCAGGCCGGGCTAGTTGCATGGGCAAAGTGTTTGATGCGCACAGGCGCCGCGAAGCGTCTGAaatacctaaaaaaaaattgagatcaatttttaaattaaaagtgaaTGGCATGTTTTGATTTATAGTCTTCTCTCGATATGTTGCCGCGACCCGGGACCGGCAGCGGTAATATATCGAGAGTGGGACACGATTCTGAGTACGCTCGCTTTATTCTCCATTTATTGAAAGAAAGAATTTGTTTTGGAAGAGCGCCAAACATCTATCGCACGCAAGAAAAACCACGCGCGGGGCCTGCATATGTGTATCTGGACTGAATAATTCGCTGTGTCAACGAGGTATACACTTAATCAATTTCAGGAAGAGTTATAGATCGAGCAAGAATCGCAGGAAACACGAGAGAAAGTTGCTGAGCTTGAAACAAGGCAGCGCCTTCGAAGACTTGGCATTGATCCAAGCGTTACATCAAATTGTCAGTAATACGTATAAAGAGAAGGGTCTGTATGTCTGTTTATAGTCGAACGCAAAGGGTAGATGTAGCTGTGAAAAATTTGTGTCGATAATTTTTGGTTTAGGTGACTTGTACGCGTTGGTACAGATGCTTGTGTATTTTAATGACGATGAGTACGCAGAAAAGTTGCAGAACTGTATGGAACAGTTTCTGCTTTTGATAAAGAGGAGTAAATCTGAGATTTGGGACAAATCTGCACCGTCGAGCCTGACGGAGATGGTACAGAGCTCATATTTCCAATTGAGGATCTTGGAGAAAGACGGGTGTTTTAGTTcggacgtgtaatatacgtaaaaaaaattctacatcgttttggtgcacgtttcatgCAAATTGGATAATAAATGagcgaaatattaatattaatagaaataaaatcaaaacatcaatattaatagaaataaaatagaagtattcatattcatatttttattatagaatattttttcgccaaaaatagaaataaaaacttatcaactcaataactactacttattgcataaaaaatatatttctcaattcgcgttctatttttaattgtataaacagttttttctaatttactcgaaattGCTAaaggagctgcacccctcttgctgcaaggtcctaaaTTAGTTTAATCGGAAGCGACAGAAATTGATTACGTAATCATATTCCAGGAGAATGCAGAGCTTTCATTGTCGACAGAATCGCAAGGATTGTCTGCAtctaaaaaatttattggtAAGTTAGGATCGCTCGCTAATATGTTACGAAACATTCTATTTTATTGAATCACATTTCAGAACTGTACGTTGCACAACCGCCAGTAAGTAATTCCTTACCTtggaaattgaatatattttaatatttcattacgATGGatgttttatgaaaatataccaCTGGAAATTAATCATCGTGTGGATCCATCTACCTCCGAGAAATATGCTtgcattttccatttatttcatagATACTTTCATATAAACTTCTTCTATACAAACGGCAGTACAGTTTACAAAATTAGCAACAAATTTTTACGACAGATACGTTCGTAAATATACGGTTTCGTtataaattaagaaataagcatCTCGACTGGGATCGGGACACACGTCTCGCAGTACGATATTCTCAAGCCTGCGCGAATAATGATTTATTGCCCCCGGGAAACATTGTTACAGCTTTATTTTCCACTAAGATTTGCTTTACATAAATTTCATACAAGTCGCGCGTTCCAAACGCACGACTGGATTAGCAAAACACCAGGAATGAACAACCACGTTCATTGGTATAATATTCTGTGCAAAATATTGATATCAaagtataaattaatatcgTCTGGGAATACTcgcgtatttttttctctatatatattAACGTTAAAACTATTTATAGGGCTACTATCAAAATAAAAACGTGTTTATAATCattaataaaagttaaaatttctttaatatttcagtATAAAAGTTACGATTAACGATTTAAATACCTACAAGTCCTGTTCCAAATTGGATAAAAATTCGGCAAAATGTTCAAGAAACTCGTCCGTTTGATTCTCGAGTAGCCAGGAAGTAAATCCATTAATGCTGCCTCTCTGAATAACGATGATCTACTATAAACTGTAGCCGaaatgaagctgaaaattattaTCAAGGCTCTACACTGACAGATTCCCAAAGGTCCATTAAACGTGCAAATTTCTAACGATCGTGGTAAATACagcgaaaattaattttccgtgGGATCTCCTCTTCTATTTCCTAATATTTACATGCTTCGTCACTTTGCCGAACTTTTATTGAATTTAAACCGCGATCCTTCGGCAAACGTTGTTCGATAGTTATACTACGATAGTTACACTCTAATTGAGATTAGATATCTGTACCGTTTGACTATACTCTCATGCTTATCCCTTGGTCCTTCCCTAGACAGCTCCTGTATACAATTATTCTAAATTCCGCCGGTACGCGCGAGGATAAAGAAAGCCTTTAATAAGTAATTCACGCGTTAAATGTACAGTTCGGGGGGAAAGACGTTCTACAGTTTTCAAGCAATGCAGCGCATTTTACTagcgaataaagaattattcgaGTTGAATTCCACGACACGAAATTACTTATTCAAGTCCTCCCATCTCTTTAAACATCACACAACCTCCGACATCCATACCTATGACGATCATACGTCCCATTTTCAACAGGACTGTTACCTTCGAGGCAAAGACTCCACTGTACAATTACAAACGAGACTATCCTCCACAACTTTCGAGTTCGACCGGAGAACGAAGCTGCAATTTAAGCAGCTCTCCTCCtttactacatattttttacgtaTCCTTTTGCAAGAGAAATTACAGGTGGGCCCGATGATTCGGTTACGCTGAATTTCCGGCGCACGATAAACGGCAGGCTGTTACTTTTAACCTGTCCTTGAATTATTTGCTCCAATCGATTATGGAGTGAAAGTCTTTGGAACCAGGGATAATTATAAGGCTGTGAGTTTTCTAAGGTACAAGTCACTTTTAATGAAAGTGTTACGTATGGAGGGTAAGTGATGAATGAAGATAGTCTCGTCTCTCTCTATATTTCCCTTTATCTCGTGCTTCGTACGCGTCCCTGTTTCCGGAAACGGGGGGTCACCCTATTCATGCTGCAATTTATTTCGTTCAACGTGGCATTGAACAAACGAACGTCTCGTTAAGGTTACTATCGCTTCGAAACAAACATTATACCGGCTTCTTGTTCGCCGCGGCTATGGCAACCATAGTCTCCGACTTGATCTCGGGGCGCGTGCTGATCTTCATGTACTTCGACTGAGCGTATTTGTTCCTTATCACTTGG from Andrena cerasifolii isolate SP2316 chromosome 13, iyAndCera1_principal, whole genome shotgun sequence includes:
- the Elp1 gene encoding elongator complex protein 1 is translated as MKNLTVTQRASRLFKSSEYQLLSDSNDSKILCAVNSISDEFYLLLKSKLFKIPSDHEEDIVPFDVPVNLKLIDLEYSSITQELYAACESGDIMRMTTVGPEFECEVVTELGINLQCMKLSPDHEIIVAITKNGTVITMVSTFDVIAEVDLYAPEFGQKQFVTVGWGKKETQFHGSEGKRAALARSTEFSENESDDEKCRITWREDGCLFAVGFLHPESRVRRFKVFTREGILQYTSELISGLEELLSWKPSGSLIAATQNAANKHVVVLFEKNGLKHRTFALPFKPNEIRVKDLFWSPDSEILTIRCRTGEDSSSVLQLWTENNYHWYLKQTIKFSADNPLIFATWSTVSFPKRLIVLTKQELATYEYNWCVDHSRGSSTLDKSVVGVIDGNNLLMTALRKGSVPPPMAHHTLETSEPVNAVAFAPDAESRDAWLDSNALLCVSASNRLIFFKHVIDSFTLGYEQIGSYDIKWNSSVEFRDSTYNMHHFLWLDENTVLCSLSMSSHSFLCILSLNAIDDEARGQVTVQQMHVMDGLIQHIVSSPEPKEAYIVVGNSVIRYTTEAELIPTEIRLQDYAYKVEVVKIGAKLVVLSLSHRNSFSINGKHISNNVTSFCVHSEFLLLTTLQHTLISVGLNEEDFEVLVKQDLTVKPWESLSNERSVTDLNLRRVERGSQLIAAIPKDSKVILQMPRGNLECIQPRALSLYIIDIYLSNCDYLLAFDFMRRQRINLNLIYDHDPKKFVENAKKFVEQVFKPSWLSLLLSELVDEDVTTTMYANYYRRDPTRSETAATNKVELVCELLRSIMEERINRNDLIQPILISLVKDKRKQGLEAALTKIKEIRESEKSAVNVSCVTSDEALKYLLYIVDVNVLFDTALGMYDFDQTMFIASNSQKDPKEYIPFLNGLTKLDENYMKYSIDVHLKRYESALEHVAKESSRFDECVNLIRSHDLYAKALKLFEKDSEQYKEVARIYGEFLLKKRLYQEAGIMFHRSDSLREALNAYKLAGSWQEVIILSTQMKLSAAELQVLYKELVERLKSDKKYEEVAHILINYLQDFEEAVISLCNGKHWTDAVRIAHNSNCLDLIEARVKSSVYEYADHLMSQIQKNRQEFEQYRSRLATVRVNISQRSAKSCDGIADNESICDRGISDILSDTSSVSGSTTSPKSKFSSLSGKSYRSSKNRRKHERKLLSLKQGSAFEDLALIQALHQIVSNTYKEKGDLYALVQMLVYFNDDEYAEKLQNCMEQFLLLIKRSKSEIWDKSAPSSLTEMENAELSLSTESQGLSASKKFIELYVAQPPVSNSLPWKLNIF